In the genome of uncultured Trichococcus sp., the window GGGATTTGGATTCGTTTTTCGAAGGCGGAAGCTCTTCGCCTGCCTTGCAAGAAAAGATACAGTCCATCCAAGACGGATTGAAGGATTTTGAACAAACAGCAAACGCTTGGGACCCCGAACACGATAAACCGGAGTATCCTATTTTCCAGGATTTGCTTCATTATGAGGAGCTGTACGCAAAAGCTTTGATGCAATGCAACAGCTTCATCACGGGTGTACAATCGGCCGATGTCTCGGATTTGAATGCAAGCGCAATCCATGCGCGAATAATTCAATTGTACAGCAAATTAACGATTATTCAAACGACTCTGAAGAAAAAAATAACCGGCATCAAGGAAAATGATTGGGCGCTGTTGGTGGAAATGCCTGCTTTTTCACCGCTCGCATTCGCCCTGTCGGAATGGCGCCAACAGGGGAGCCGCCTCTTGTCCGACAAGGAAGAGGCCTTGTTGGCGACTTTGCGCGTCGATGGTTTCAACGGTTGGAGCGCGCACTATGACACACTCGTATCCTTCGTCAAGATCCCGTTTGAGGAGGCTGACGGCACTTCGAGCGAACTCTCCGCCGGCCAAGCGATGAATCGGATGTATGCCGATCCCGATCCGAACGTGCGCAAAAAAATATTCGTCGAATGGGAAAAAGCCTGGGGATCCCTTGCGCCTGCATTCGCCGATACGCTGAACCACTTGCAAGGTTTCCGCTTGGCGGATTTTGAGGCGCATCAGGATGAGGATTTCTTGGTGGAACCTTTGCGGTACAACCGCATCAAACGCGAAACGCTGGATACGATGTGGCAGGCCATCAGTGCGAATAAACAGCCTTTCCTTTCGTTTTTGGAACGCAAAGCCGCTCTGATGGGCAAGGATAAGTTGGCTTGGTATGATGTCGATGCCCCGGTATCGCTCGGCACTTTCCAATCAAAAACCTTCAGCTTCGCCGAAGCGGTCGATTACATCATCGAACACTTCGCCTCCTTCGGTCCCAAACTGGCAGATTTTTCCCTGGCTGCCGTCAAGAACCGCTGGATAGAAGCCGAAAACCGATCCGGGAAAAGGCCTGGCGGCTATTGCGAAGATTATCCGGAATCGAAAGAGTCGCGTATTTTCATGACCTTTACGGGTTCAGCCAGCGATATGAGCACACTGGCCCATGAATTGGGCCATGCCTTCCATTCCCACGTAATGCGCGATTTGCCCGATCTGAATACGCGTTACGCCATGAACGTCGCCGAAACGGCATCGACTTTTGCGGAGACCATCATCAGCGCAGCTACAGTCAGGGAAGCAAGCAGCGATGAAGAAAAAATTTCCCTGCTCAATACGAAGCTCGAAAATGCGACGGCCATGTTTCTGAATATCCATGCCCGTTACCTTTTCGAAAAGTCCTTCTACACCGAAAGGATGAACGGTTTTGTCACTGCAGAACGGCTTTCCGGAATGATGGAAGCTGCCCAAAAAGAGGCTTACCAGGAATCCTTGAGTGACTACCATCCCCTATTATGGGCGAGCAAGCTGCACTTTTTCATCGATGATGTGCCTTTCTATAACTTCCCTTACACATTTGGCTTCCTGTTCAGTCTGGGGATTTACGCGCAATCGCTGCAGCAGAGCGATAATTTTGAAGAAACCTACATTTCGCTGCTGCGGGATACCGGTTCGATGACGACAGAAGACCTCGTGATGAAGCATCTTGGTACCGATATCACACAGCCGGACTTCTGGAGCCAAGGCTTGAAGATCATGGCGGAAGACGTGGAAGAGTTCCTGCGTTTGACCGAAAAATATATTTGAAGACAGAACAAACCCCCACGACCGATGCAGGTCGCAGGGGTTTGTTTTGTTCAAGAGGCTGCCGGTGCATACACTTTGATGAAGGAAGGCAGTATCTCGATCTCAAGCGGAAATGTCGGCCCTTTATCGCCGTCGACATTGGTGATCAGTTTTTCGCCATCCGCAACGGCGATAGTGGCGTGCGTGAAGGATTTGTAGATGACAGTATCCGAAGTCTTGATTTCGCCTCTGATGAGCTGCGGCAAGAGTTTCAGCGAATCAAGCAGATTGAACTCCTTGAACACGACCATCCGCATTTTGCCGTCATCGACTTTTGCTTGCGGCATAAAACTTTCGAAGCTGGCGATCGAATTCGTCAGCGCAATCAGAATGAGGGGCGATTCCTGTGTAAAGGCCTCTCCATCCACCGTAAAGCGGAATCGATGCAGCTCCTGGTTCGCTAGCGCCTTCCCTCCTTCAAGGAAATAAGCCAAAGGACCATATTTTGTTTTTTGCTCCACACTGACCTCTTCGACAGCTTCGGGGATCGCACCCGCGGCGACATTCGACACAAAATAACGATCATTGACCTTGCCGATGTCCAGATCGATCAAAGCAGCATTGCTCAACATTCCGATAGCCTGCTCGGGTTCCAAAGGGATTCCGACCGCTCTTGCGAGGTCATTGACGGTGCCCATAGGAACAAACCCGAAGGATACGTTTTTTCCGGCAGCCGCCAAGCCATTGATTGTTTCGTTGACAGTGCCATCACCCCCCATGCAGAAAACGGCTTCATGTCCGAGCATCGCCGCTTCATGCGCAAACTGCTTGGCATCGTCCTGTTTCCCGGTTTCTTTGACTGTCACCTCTTCGAACATTTTGCTTAACTGCGCCTTCATCAAACCCAGATAGCCGGGAGCCTTTTCGCCCCCTGACGACGGATTTACGATCAAAGTACAACTACCCATCTCATTTCCCCGCTTTCATTTTTCCTTTAAAGCAAGTGTAGCATGCAGCCCCCACATCCATAAAGCGGGACGCACTCTTTCGGCAGTTGAGCATATCTTTGGCTTTCCGCTTACAAAATGTGTATAATTTCATAACGTTCGAAGTAAAGCACATTGATTTAGGGGGAGCAGTATGACAAAAGAATATCGTGTCTTACTCTATTATAAATATACACCGATAGAGGATGCAGAAACATTTGCGCAAGAACATCTACGATTCTGCAAAGAAATCGGCTTAAAAGGAAGAATTTTGGTCGCAGCAGAGGGGATCAACGGTACGGTTTCCGGGACCGTGGAACAAACGCAAGCGTACATCGAGCATATGAATGCAGATGCTCGCTTCAACGACATCACCTATAAAATCGATGAAACGGACGGCCATGCCTTCAAGAAGATGTTTGTCCGTCATCGCCAGGAAATCGTCTCCCTGCACTTGGGTGGAGACGACCTCGATCCTAATGAAACAACTGGCGAATACTTGTCGCCGGAAGCTTTCCGCGAAGCCATCCTCTATGAGAACACGGTCGTCATCGATGCCCGCAATGACTATGAATTCGATCTCGGGCACTTCCGTGGCGCCGTCCGCCCGGATATCGCAAACTTCCGCGAATTGCCGCAATGGATCCGCGACAACAAGGAAAAATTCATGGAAAAACGCGTTGTCACGTACTGCACCGGCGGCATCCGCTGCGAAAAATTCTCAGGCTGGCTCGTTAAGGAAGGATTTAAGGATGTCGGCCAACTGCATGGCGGCATCGCAACCTACGGGAAAGATGAAACGGTCAAAGGTGACCTTTGGGATGGGAAAATGTATGTATTCGATGAGCGCATCGGCGTCGATGTCAATCGCATCGAACATGTCGTGGTCGGAAAAGACTGGTTCGATGGCACGCCTTGCGAACGCTACGCGAATTGCGCCAACCCGAGCTGCAACCGCAGAATGCTGTGTTCGGAAGAGAATGAACACAAGTATATGCGCAGCTGCTCGCATGAATGCCGCGTCCACCAACCGAACTATTATGTGCAACGCAATCATTTGACTCCGTCTGACGTATCGGAGCGTTTGGCCGCCATCGGTGAGACATTTGAAAACTCTGCTGCCACAACAGTATAGCAGCAACGGTTTCAGCAAGGATTTCATTCCTTGCTGTTTTTTTGGTTCCTCTGACTTAGTGATTGTTCATGCTATGTAATAGTCAGGGCAAAGCTTTTTTGTTATACTGATAAGTGACCACCTGAAAAGGAAAGAGGGAATTTATGGACAATCCAGATGGAAATAAAGCAGAAAAATGGCTGAAAAAGACCGGGGAATTCTTCAGACGTCTTGGGCAATCGATAAACGGCAGCCTCCAGCGGATATTCACGAAAGAAAATGCTGCAAGAGCAAAGGAAAAAGCCTTGCTTTGGGAGCAAAAGACCCACAAGCGCATCGATCAAGGCAAAAGGTCTTGGCGAAGGATGAGACTTAAACTGGAAACAGAAACAAACATGAAGCCTCTTCTTTCAAAAGGAGCTTTCGGTTTCAATGTTTTTTTTGGTGTGGTCCGGAATATTTTTACCGGTATCGTACTTTTGCTGGTCCTTTTGGGAATATTTGGTGGTGGTGCAGGATTGGGTTACTTCGCGAATTTGATTTCAAAGGAGACTCCCCCTACATACGAAAGCATGGCTGAAGATATCGGCAATGTGGAACTCGTTTCCACTATGTACTATGCGAATACCGAAGCCATTTCGGAAATCCGAACCGACTTGGTCAGGACCACTGTCGGTTCGGAAAGCATTTCTCCGCTCATCAAAGAGGCGCTCATCGCAACGGAAGACGAAAATTTTTATGAGCATGATGGGATCGTACCGAAGGCCATTTTGAGGGCGCTGGTGACTGAATTGACCGGTTTCGGCAGTCAATCCGGCGGCTCCACTTTGACCCAGCAGCTCGTCAAACAACAGATACTGTCGAATGAAGTGACTTTTTCCCGCAAAGCCAATGAAATCTTGTTGGCGCTTCGGCTTGAAAATTTCTTTACGAAAGATGAGATACTGACAGCCTACCTGAACGTCTCTCCCTTCGGACGAAACAGCAGCGGCTCCAATATCGCAGGCATAGAGGAAGCGGCGAACGGTATTTTCGGCGTACATGCAACGGATGTTTCGTTGGCTCAGGCGGCATTTTTGGTGGGGATCCCACAAAACCCATATGCCTATACCCCTTTCACGCAATACGGCGAAAGAAAGGAAGACTTGACTGCGGCCTTGAACCGGAAAAACACCGTGCTTTTCCGGATGCTCAGCGAGGGATACATCACCAAGGAAGAATATGATGCTGCCATCGCGTACGACATCACCCAAGATTTCGTCCCTGCTCACGCCACCCAAGAGGACAGGAACAGTTTCCTTTATCAAGCAGTCGAACGGGAAGCGATCCTGATACTGATGGAACAGGCTGCTGCCGCTGACGACCTTACAATGGATGATTTGGCAGCGGACATCGAACTGTACAATGAATATTACGCGAATGCGGACAACACGTTGCGCTTATCCGGCTACAACGTATTCAGCACGATCGACGAAGACATCTACAACGGCATGCAGGAAATTGCGGCTGATTACGGTCACACTCTAGGGGATACATTCGTGGATACCTATGTTGATGCAGACGGGGTCACGCAGGAAGTGACGGAGCTTGCCCAAACAGGCAGTGTGCTGATCGAGAACCAGACCGGGAAAATCATCGGATTCATCGGGGGCCGTGATTTTTCGGTCAATCAAGTGGACCACGCATTCAGCACCAACCGTTCCCCTGGTTCAACGATCAAACCCTTGCTGGTCTATGCGCCGGCGATCGAACAGAATCTGATCTACCCTGCTTCGATGGTGCCTGATACAAAAATCAGCATCAAACAGCCCGATGGCACACTTTGGGAGCCGACAAACTTCGGTGACACTATCTCCAACACTTACATGACCGCTCGCCAAGCGCTCTACCAATCAAAAAACAACCCCACAATCAAGCTCTATGTCGCCATGAACGACGAAGGCATGAATCCGGGGCAATATCTGGACAAAATGGGCATCACCTCGATCGATGAATCGGAATACGGCAATCCATCCTTGGCGATCGGAGCAACGAATGACGGCCCTACCGTTTTGGAACAAACCAGTGCCTTCACGACCTTCGCAACCGGAGGCGACCACGTTTCACCCTATCTGATCGAAACGATCACGGACAAGCACGGGGACGTCGTTTATCAGCACGAATCCGAAACGACGGAAGTATTCTCGGAACAGACCGCTTACCTTACTTTGGATATTTTGCGCGACGTCATCACCGATGGAACGGGCCGGTCGATCAATAATTACCTGAATTTCAGCGCCGATTGGGCCGGAAAGACCGGGACATCGGAAGCCAACCGGGATATCTGGTTCATCGCCAGCACCCCTACCGTCACGCTTAGCTCTTGGATGGGTTATGACAATTACAAGGGCGAACATGTCTTCTATGACCCCAACAACCAGGGTCTTCCGACAGGGCGAAATCTGAATTACTGGTCGCAGATCGCCAACAAAATCTACAGCATCAATCCGGACATTCTTGGCGCCGACCAGGCCCACCAGCGGCCGGAAGGGATCGTCGAACAATCAGTGTTGGAAACAACCGGAACACTGGCCGGAACCGTGTCGTTTGCCAACGGTCTATCCGTCTCCCTTAACGGAAGCACAAGGACCGACCTTTTCAAATCGGATTCATTGCCGAAACCGATTTCCTACAACTTCTCCCCTGGTGCTACCGATAAAGATTTGGAAGAATTTTGGGCTAGTTACCTGGCTGAAGCAGAAGCGAGACGCAATGCCTCAGCCGCGGCAGCGGCCGCTAACCGGAACAATGCAACAACCAATGGAGCCGATGCGGAGGAAGATGGCGGAACCGAGACTGACGAAACAACCGAGGACACTGAACCCGAATCTGACGTGGAATCCCCGTCGGATGAGGAATCCCCGACAACTGAAGAGTAAGAGATTGGCTGTCCCATTTCGGGGCAGCCTTTCGTTTACCGTCAAACCAGCTTGATGCTTGCGGAAATTCTGACATCTCCGGATGTCCCATTCCTGTGCAGAGCAGAAAAAAGCCAGGCATCTTTTCGGATGCCTGGCTTTTTGGGGCTTAAATGTCTTTCTGATGAACCGATTATTTTTTAGGTAATGTTGTTCCTCTGTTGACGATTTTGTAAGGAAGGATGATTGATTTTTCATCAATTTCTTCCTTGTTCATGATTTTTGTCAGGAGACGCATCGCAACAGCACCGATATCATATAGCGGTAACATGATGGACGTCAATTTCGGACGGGCCATTTCTGTTATGCGCGAATTGTTGCTGGCAGTGATTTCAAATGCCTCAGGAACGCTGACATCTGCATTGATGATACCGTTCAGAAGACCGATAGCCAGTTCATCACCAGCTACATATGCTGCATCCACGCCAGCTTCAAGTAATTGATCAGCCAAAAGCTCACCATTTTGAAGCGTCGGTTCGCATTCGAAGACAAGGGCCTCATCAAATGCAATGTTTGCGTTGACTAAAGCGTTCTTGTAACCTTTTAAGCGATATTGCCCGTTGATTGGATTAGAAAGTGAGGCCGATACAAAAGCAATATTCTTCTTGCCGTTCGCAATCATGTTCGCTACGACTTCTTCGGTTGCCCCGATGTAATCGATATTGACGCTTCCCACTTGTTGTTCAGGGTCGATTGTTCCCGCCAGCACAACCGGCGTTTTCGAACGGGAGAATTCCGCGCGTAACTCATCTGTAATCTTGTTGCCCATGTAGATGATGCCATCCACTTGCTTAGCAAGTAACGTGTTCAACACCTGGATTTCTTTCTGGTCATTCTGGTCGGAGTTCGCTAAAATGATATTGTATTTGTACATTGTAGCGATATCGTCGATTCCTCGCGCCAAAGATGCGAAGAACAAGTTTGTGACATCAGGGACAATAACCCCTACAGTCGTTGTTTTCTTGCTTGCCAAACCACGGGCGACCGCATTCGGTCTGTAATCCAAACGTTCAATAACTTCCAATACCTTTTTCCTTGTGGATGGTTTTACGTTGGGATTACCGTTCACTACGCGGGAAACAGTTGCCATGGAGACGTTTGCTTCGCGGGCGACATCGTAAATTGTAATCGTTTGTTTTTCCATTTATGTTGCTCCTTATCTCAATTGTTTTCAATTTTTTATTTTCCATTATTCAACATAATGTTGTAAATAGTGATTGTTTTACAGGCTTATAATGAATTTAACATTGTTTCATTAGATATGCAAGCGTTTTATAAAAGTTTTCATGAAAATTTCACATTGCATTATTCAAAAATCGAACCCTTATTATATGCTATAATACTAAAGAAAGGAAGGTGTCACATTAAAAATGCCTTTAAACCCAATTATCAATTTAATGAAAAAACAAGATGTCGATATCGTATTTCTCAATGACCCTAAAAATGTCTTTTATGTTTCCTCTTACAGGAGCGATCCGCACGAACGGATTTTGGCGGCTGTTCTGTTCAAGGATGCAAAGCCCCTTCTGTTCGTCCCAGCGCTGGAGGAAAACGATGCGCGGAAGACCGCTGAGGAATTTGAGGTGCTCAGCTACATGGATACGCAAGATCCTTGGACAGTGCTGGCGACCAGAATGAAAGAGCGTCATTCAACGCTTTCGGGCTGGTCCATCGAAAAGGATTTTTTGACGGTGGAACGCATGGAAGCTTTGCGGACACATTTCCCGACAGCAACTTTTGAGCACAACATCAGCGAAACGCTTCAGGAAATGCGCCTGATCAAAACTGAACAAGAGCTTGAGTTCATGAAGCAAGCAGGCTATTGGGCGGATGAAGCAATCAAAATAGGCGCCAAAACGTTGCGCGAGGGCATCACTGAAATGGAAGTCGTTGCGGAAATAGAATACCAACTGAAAAAAAGAGGCGTAAGCGAAATGAGCTTCACTACTATGGTGCTATTCGGCGAAAATGCAGCCAGTCCGCATGGTGTTCCCGGCGGCACGAAACTCAGGAAAAACCAGTTTGTGCTGTTCGATTTAGGGACCATGCACGAAGGCTATGCCAGTGATGTGACGCGCACCCTCTTCTTTGGCGAAGAGCCATCCGAGCACCAAAGAAAAATCTACGCTTTGGTGTTGGCAGCCCATGATGAAGCGATGGCTGCGGTTCGCCCCGGCATCAAAGCCGGTGATTTGGATGCCGCAGCACGGACCATCATTGCCGATGCAGGCTACGGCCGCTACTTCAACCACCGTCTGGGTCACGGATTGGGTCAAGGAGTCCACGAATACCCATCCATCATGGAAGGCAATGAAATGGCCCTTAACGAGGGCATGTGTTTCTCCATCGAACCTGGCATCTACATTGAAGGGGACATCGGGATCAGAGTCGAAGATTGCGGATTTGTGACTGCGGACGGCTTTGAATCCTTCACGCACACCCCTACCGGCATAGACGCATATTTAAAATTGATCGACTAGTTGGTTGCGCTGTGCAACGGACTCGCCCGACAAAACACTATGCAACAAAAAAACAGGCAGAATGCCTGTTTTTTTTGTTTGCACTTAGATATCTTCCACGCTGTCTTTGATCTCTTCGACTTTTTCTTCCATCGCTGCTTTTTTCTCTTCCGTTACGGCAGCCGCTTCTTCTTTGCCTTCCTCAGCGATGACGGAAGCAAATTCTTTCACATCTGTGGCTTTCTCTTTGATGTCGTCTTTCGCTTTCTTCAAGTCATCACCGACATGTTTGGTCGTTTCAGTGAATTGCGTTTTGATCGATGAAGTAGTGTCCTTCAAGTTGATTTTGATGTCTTCCGTAGTTTCTTTGGCAACATCCATGAACTCATTGCCCTTTTCGACAGCGATATCCGCATAGTCGCGGGCTGTATCGAGCAGATTGTTTACTTCCTCCGTGATGTCATCGCGTAATTCTTTGCCTGGCTTTGGCGCAAACAATAAAGCTGTTATGGCTGCAGCTGCCCCGCCGATGATTGCCCCTAATACAAATCCGCCTTTATTTTTTGTCATAATCTTCAGTCTCCTTCTCATTTATGTTTTGGTTGACTCTTCAGTAAGTTTTGAACTTAGTGTCTTTCGTTTCTTTCTTCGCTTGCCGTTGACGGGCAATTGCCATTGCCGTCCTTCCGAGCTTTCCGACAGTGGAGGAACCCGAGGAGCTTTTCGCGCCTTTTCCTCCGCCTTTAAGTGATACTGCCAAATTTCTGGTCGATTGGTTCACATCAGAAACAGTCACACCCAAATCGCCGATTGCGGTGAATAAAGGATCTGTCTTGCTGATTTTGCCGTTCAGGTCGTCCACCAACGTGTTGGCTTTATTCAGTAAGCCTTCCACTTCGATCGACAAGTGATCGACATCTTTTATGATGACGGCCAGGCTTTTATTCGCTTCCTGGGTAACTTTTTCAACTTCGCCTAAGATGTCTGTGACCTTCCTTAATGCCAAAATGATGAAAACCACCAATACCGCAAAAGCTAGCGCAGCAATCAAAGCTGCAATTTCACCATATCCCATTATTTGTACTCACTCCTTCTTAATCCATACTTACATCTGTCAAAGCATTGTATGAATTTTTATAAGATTTATACTATTTATAATAAAATGATACCATAGTCATTTCTGATATGCTATTGAAACCCCTTTAAAACAGCGCCAATTCACCTGGAAATGGATGCGGCTGCTCCAGACATGCTTTCTTCAAAAAAACGTAATCGTATCTTCATTTTCATAAGCCCGGTTATTTGATACAATGATTACAGTTGTTTTAGAAATGAGGGGTTTTTTTATGAATGATGCAAGTACACAAGACAGTGCTCTTGCGCAAGATTTGATACAGGAAGTGGTGACGAACTCAAACATTTTCGTCAAATGGTGGAACAGCATCGCTTGGGAAGAAATTTTGGGCTTGTTTATTTCAAAAGGCATAACCTTGCTTTTTTTGCTGCTCATCTTTTTTGTTTTGAAACGTTTATCCAACTACGTGTTGCATCGGACTTTCGAAAAACAAATATTGACCAAGCACATTACGCAGAATCGCGCTACCACCATCTATAAAATAGCCGAGAATGGTTTGCGTTATCTGTTGTTCTTCTTTTTGATCTACGGGGTCCTCTCCATTCTGGGTGTTCCGATCGCTACCTTAGTGGCCGGTGCGGGTCTGGCGGGTTTGGCGATCGGTCTTGGTGCGCAGCAATTCATCAATGATATCGTCAATGGCTTCTTCATCATCCTGGAATCCCAATTTGATGTAGGTGATCACGTTGTCATCGGCGGCATCGACGGCACTGTCGTGAACGTTGGGCTACGGACGACACAGATCAAGAGTTTTGATGGAACTTTGCATTTCTTGCCGAACCATACCATCACGACAATCAGTAACCTGTCCCGAAATGATATGCGGGCAATGATCGATATCCTGTTGTATCCGGACACTAATTTTGAAACGGTCAATCAGGTCATTCAAACAGTCAATGACCGGCTCGTGCCGGAGCATCCGAAAATCGTCAAAGGTCCGAATGTCATTGGGATCACCGACAAAGGGAATGGTCAGCTTGCCTATCGGGTTATCTTTTATACATTGAACGGCCAGCAGTACAGTGTCCAAAACTTATTCTTGGGAAGCTATCGTTCCGCACTGATGGAGGCAGGCATCCAGATTCCGGCTATGCCTTACACCGTATCGAAAGCATAAATTCCCTGCGAAAAAAGTGCCTCACCTCCAGACATTGGAAGTGAGGCACTTTTTTGATTTATAAGGTTAGGCTTGAAGCAGAGATCCGCATGCTATCTTTTGGATGCCACTTCCTCCTTCTCCTCTATTTTCTCTAATTTATAGATACGGTGAATGCCGTGCACCAAGTGATTCACTCTCGTCAGAATCTCTTTGCGTGTGATGATGCCGATAAATTTGCCGTCATCCTCCGTAACGCACAGAAAATTGTGATCGATCAGATAATTCAGGATGTCCTCGAGATCTGTCCATGGCCGGATGGTTTGGACGTCACGATCCATCACTTCTTCGACCCTGATTGTCTCCAGCTTATCATAACGGATCGCATCGATTTCCGTGATGGCCTGGATGATCATCGGCATGGAAATCAGACCTTTGATGCGGGACTTTGAATCCAATACGGGAATGACGGAATACTTCACTTGGGACAGGACCAGAAACGCATGGTTCAGGTTATTCGAACAATGCACATTGGCAACATTTTCGCCAAGAATCATCAGATCCCCGCACGCGTCATTATCGAGCAATAACCCGGCTACTTCGCTACTAATCATTTTATATTTCCTCCTAAAAGGTGTCCGCTCGGCATAGAGTCCGTATCCAAAAAGCTTACGGAATCGTCTGCGCTGCTGAGGCACCTTCATTGCGTGTGATCAAAGCATTTGAAATTTTTTTCTCAGTTCGACCATTTCCTGATGCCGGTCGTTGTAATAGTCAACTGCGACGGATTGGTCGTCCAGGGTGACGATGCAATAGGTCTTTTCCATCAGGGTGCCTCGCGGCTGACTGATGCTGCCCGGATTGATGAACAGGATGCCATCCTCCTGCTCTGCTTTGGCGATGTGGGTATGTCCATAAAATACCAGAGAAGCATTCCCCTGCTGGGCTTCGCGTTTCAGACCGGCTAGCGAGCCCCTCACAGAATGGCGGTGCCCGTGGACAACCAGCACGTTCCGGTCGCCGGCCTGGAATCGGTACTCATCGTTCAGTTGGTAGTCATAATCGCAATTCCCCATCACTGTGGACATGATTCCCCAGATCAGATCGGAACTGCTCAACTCCGAATCGCCGCAGTGCACAAAATGATCGACCTGATTCGTATAGCGCAACGCCAATTCGTTCAGAATATCTTTTTCGCCGTGGCTGTCGCTGACTGCAAGTATTTTGATCATCTAGTCCGCTTCCTTTTCCAGCCAGGCTGCCCAACTTTTTTCCAGATTTTTCAGGGCATTTGCGCGGTGGCTGATCTGATTTTTTTCGATGTCGCTCAACTCTGCCATCGTCTTGCCCAAGTGAGGCAAATAAAACAACGGATCGTATCCGAATCCATTGTCTCCGCTCGGGAACTCCGCGATTTCACCTTCGATATCCCCTTCGACCACCAGACTCTCCCGATCCGGATGGGCCAACACCAAGGTACAATGGAAGTGCGCTTTCCGGGACGGGTTTTTCTGGGCCCCAAGCATCGCCAGTACCTTCGCATTATTGGCGGCGTCGTTTTTCGTTCCGCCAGCGAAGCGGGCGGAAAACACACCCGGTTGGCCATCCAAGGCATCGATGCAGATGCCCGAATCATCCGCCAAGACCGTCATGCCCAATAATCCAGCGATCGTCTCAGCTTTCTTCCGCGCATTGGCTTCAAACGTATAGCCTGTTTCCTCCACATCCTCAAT includes:
- a CDS encoding M3 family oligoendopeptidase — encoded protein: MKYSLTWDLDSFFEGGSSSPALQEKIQSIQDGLKDFEQTANAWDPEHDKPEYPIFQDLLHYEELYAKALMQCNSFITGVQSADVSDLNASAIHARIIQLYSKLTIIQTTLKKKITGIKENDWALLVEMPAFSPLAFALSEWRQQGSRLLSDKEEALLATLRVDGFNGWSAHYDTLVSFVKIPFEEADGTSSELSAGQAMNRMYADPDPNVRKKIFVEWEKAWGSLAPAFADTLNHLQGFRLADFEAHQDEDFLVEPLRYNRIKRETLDTMWQAISANKQPFLSFLERKAALMGKDKLAWYDVDAPVSLGTFQSKTFSFAEAVDYIIEHFASFGPKLADFSLAAVKNRWIEAENRSGKRPGGYCEDYPESKESRIFMTFTGSASDMSTLAHELGHAFHSHVMRDLPDLNTRYAMNVAETASTFAETIISAATVREASSDEEKISLLNTKLENATAMFLNIHARYLFEKSFYTERMNGFVTAERLSGMMEAAQKEAYQESLSDYHPLLWASKLHFFIDDVPFYNFPYTFGFLFSLGIYAQSLQQSDNFEETYISLLRDTGSMTTEDLVMKHLGTDITQPDFWSQGLKIMAEDVEEFLRLTEKYI
- a CDS encoding diacylglycerol kinase family lipid kinase, encoding MGSCTLIVNPSSGGEKAPGYLGLMKAQLSKMFEEVTVKETGKQDDAKQFAHEAAMLGHEAVFCMGGDGTVNETINGLAAAGKNVSFGFVPMGTVNDLARAVGIPLEPEQAIGMLSNAALIDLDIGKVNDRYFVSNVAAGAIPEAVEEVSVEQKTKYGPLAYFLEGGKALANQELHRFRFTVDGEAFTQESPLILIALTNSIASFESFMPQAKVDDGKMRMVVFKEFNLLDSLKLLPQLIRGEIKTSDTVIYKSFTHATIAVADGEKLITNVDGDKGPTFPLEIEILPSFIKVYAPAAS
- a CDS encoding rhodanese-related sulfurtransferase: MTKEYRVLLYYKYTPIEDAETFAQEHLRFCKEIGLKGRILVAAEGINGTVSGTVEQTQAYIEHMNADARFNDITYKIDETDGHAFKKMFVRHRQEIVSLHLGGDDLDPNETTGEYLSPEAFREAILYENTVVIDARNDYEFDLGHFRGAVRPDIANFRELPQWIRDNKEKFMEKRVVTYCTGGIRCEKFSGWLVKEGFKDVGQLHGGIATYGKDETVKGDLWDGKMYVFDERIGVDVNRIEHVVVGKDWFDGTPCERYANCANPSCNRRMLCSEENEHKYMRSCSHECRVHQPNYYVQRNHLTPSDVSERLAAIGETFENSAATTV
- a CDS encoding transglycosylase domain-containing protein: MDNPDGNKAEKWLKKTGEFFRRLGQSINGSLQRIFTKENAARAKEKALLWEQKTHKRIDQGKRSWRRMRLKLETETNMKPLLSKGAFGFNVFFGVVRNIFTGIVLLLVLLGIFGGGAGLGYFANLISKETPPTYESMAEDIGNVELVSTMYYANTEAISEIRTDLVRTTVGSESISPLIKEALIATEDENFYEHDGIVPKAILRALVTELTGFGSQSGGSTLTQQLVKQQILSNEVTFSRKANEILLALRLENFFTKDEILTAYLNVSPFGRNSSGSNIAGIEEAANGIFGVHATDVSLAQAAFLVGIPQNPYAYTPFTQYGERKEDLTAALNRKNTVLFRMLSEGYITKEEYDAAIAYDITQDFVPAHATQEDRNSFLYQAVEREAILILMEQAAAADDLTMDDLAADIELYNEYYANADNTLRLSGYNVFSTIDEDIYNGMQEIAADYGHTLGDTFVDTYVDADGVTQEVTELAQTGSVLIENQTGKIIGFIGGRDFSVNQVDHAFSTNRSPGSTIKPLLVYAPAIEQNLIYPASMVPDTKISIKQPDGTLWEPTNFGDTISNTYMTARQALYQSKNNPTIKLYVAMNDEGMNPGQYLDKMGITSIDESEYGNPSLAIGATNDGPTVLEQTSAFTTFATGGDHVSPYLIETITDKHGDVVYQHESETTEVFSEQTAYLTLDILRDVITDGTGRSINNYLNFSADWAGKTGTSEANRDIWFIASTPTVTLSSWMGYDNYKGEHVFYDPNNQGLPTGRNLNYWSQIANKIYSINPDILGADQAHQRPEGIVEQSVLETTGTLAGTVSFANGLSVSLNGSTRTDLFKSDSLPKPISYNFSPGATDKDLEEFWASYLAEAEARRNASAAAAAANRNNATTNGADAEEDGGTETDETTEDTEPESDVESPSDEESPTTEE
- the ccpA gene encoding catabolite control protein A produces the protein MEKQTITIYDVAREANVSMATVSRVVNGNPNVKPSTRKKVLEVIERLDYRPNAVARGLASKKTTTVGVIVPDVTNLFFASLARGIDDIATMYKYNIILANSDQNDQKEIQVLNTLLAKQVDGIIYMGNKITDELRAEFSRSKTPVVLAGTIDPEQQVGSVNIDYIGATEEVVANMIANGKKNIAFVSASLSNPINGQYRLKGYKNALVNANIAFDEALVFECEPTLQNGELLADQLLEAGVDAAYVAGDELAIGLLNGIINADVSVPEAFEITASNNSRITEMARPKLTSIMLPLYDIGAVAMRLLTKIMNKEEIDEKSIILPYKIVNRGTTLPKK